The following proteins come from a genomic window of Synechococcus sp. BIOS-E4-1:
- a CDS encoding kinase, which translates to MPQRVPDGLLPLLANLDWFNVEDWWDRWERVGGLNLARDQWSVPVVDGWVAFVGLPLLSRVESAVNCGERVILGVSALPGCGKSTLCSWVKSASQQLGWPVEHLSLDDFYWPAELLDKRMQGNPWSVPRALPGSHDIDGLLQSLDEWKTNGQITAPRFDKSLRNGRGDRYGSSSSRPQVVLMEGWFLGVSPLPSIETEILEALSEQELSWRSRAVSLLADYQEIWAFLDDLWHLRAVRSDLSSRWKQQQLVTLEQQSGVGYRTSDLSDFNRMVLAVLPPSWLRNLRLSSAVMDLTESRDVREIHVLNTQLSASSSSATG; encoded by the coding sequence ATGCCCCAGCGGGTCCCTGACGGTCTGCTGCCTTTGCTTGCAAACCTCGATTGGTTCAATGTTGAGGACTGGTGGGATCGATGGGAGCGCGTCGGCGGCCTCAACCTGGCCAGAGATCAATGGTCGGTGCCAGTTGTTGATGGCTGGGTTGCCTTCGTTGGTCTTCCATTGCTGAGCCGAGTTGAGTCGGCTGTGAATTGTGGAGAGCGTGTGATCCTTGGTGTCAGCGCCCTGCCTGGTTGCGGCAAGTCAACCCTGTGCAGCTGGGTTAAATCAGCGTCTCAACAACTGGGTTGGCCGGTGGAACATCTTTCACTTGATGATTTCTACTGGCCCGCGGAGCTGCTGGACAAAAGGATGCAAGGCAATCCCTGGTCTGTGCCGAGAGCTCTTCCGGGCAGTCACGACATTGATGGTCTGCTGCAATCGCTTGATGAGTGGAAAACAAACGGGCAGATCACCGCTCCACGCTTTGACAAATCACTTCGCAATGGCCGGGGAGATCGATACGGAAGCAGCAGTTCACGACCACAAGTGGTGCTGATGGAAGGTTGGTTTCTGGGGGTCTCCCCGCTCCCCTCGATTGAAACCGAAATCCTTGAAGCATTATCAGAACAGGAGCTTTCTTGGCGGTCCAGAGCCGTTTCCTTACTCGCTGACTATCAGGAGATCTGGGCGTTCCTTGATGACCTCTGGCATTTGCGAGCTGTTCGTAGCGACCTGTCCTCTCGCTGGAAGCAGCAGCAACTGGTCACTCTGGAGCAGCAAAGCGGTGTGGGCTACCGCACGAGCGACCTATCAGACTTCAACCGCATGGTGCTTGCCGTATTGCCACCGAGTTGGTTACGCAACCTTCGCCTGAGCAGTGCTGTGATGGATCTCACGGAATCACGCGACGTGCGTGAGATCCATGTGCTGAACACTCAGCTTTCAGCCTCGTCCTCTTCAGCAACGGGATAG
- a CDS encoding TMEM165/GDT1 family protein has product MNLTLLLSTFATVFLAELGDKTQLATVAISGTSNRPFAVFLGSSSALVLASLIGAIAGGSLSGVVPADWLQLMASLGFLAIGLKLLWPLLSGAESTATADD; this is encoded by the coding sequence ATGAATCTGACCCTGCTTCTTTCCACGTTCGCCACGGTTTTCCTGGCGGAGCTCGGGGATAAGACCCAACTCGCCACAGTGGCGATCAGCGGTACGTCCAACCGCCCCTTCGCCGTGTTCCTCGGCTCATCATCAGCGCTCGTCTTGGCAAGTCTGATCGGTGCCATAGCAGGTGGATCACTCTCTGGCGTTGTTCCCGCCGACTGGTTACAGCTCATGGCATCGCTCGGATTTCTGGCGATTGGTCTGAAACTGCTCTGGCCACTTCTCAGTGGTGCGGAATCAACAGCGACCGCCGACGACTGA
- a CDS encoding HAD-IA family hydrolase — protein sequence MHDRITDMTRLQAVFWDVDGTLADTELNGHRQAFNQAFADCGLSWNWNEQLYSELLSIPGGRQRMQSYAQRLGDTLDAELLERLRRSKQQHYLKVVSSGAITLRPGVSRLLHELNRADVQQWIVTSSGEASVLALLESFSGELTGMFEGTVTADDVDRHKPHPDPYQLALDLSGSDRASVVVFEDSTPGLQSARAAGLCCVLTPSPWDRELENSQQHASAVIDQLGEDEQKARIFSGPPCAEGLITLEYLELLLSATSR from the coding sequence GTGCACGATCGGATCACCGACATGACCCGTTTGCAGGCTGTTTTCTGGGATGTGGATGGAACACTTGCTGACACCGAGCTGAATGGCCATCGCCAGGCGTTCAATCAGGCTTTTGCAGACTGTGGCCTCAGCTGGAACTGGAATGAGCAGCTCTATTCCGAATTGCTGAGCATTCCTGGAGGACGACAGCGGATGCAGTCCTACGCGCAGCGATTGGGAGACACGCTTGATGCTGAATTACTGGAACGATTACGTCGATCAAAACAACAGCACTATCTCAAGGTCGTTTCTTCCGGAGCCATCACTCTGCGACCAGGTGTCAGTCGACTTCTGCATGAACTCAACCGAGCCGATGTACAGCAGTGGATTGTGACCAGCAGTGGAGAAGCATCGGTTCTTGCATTACTCGAGTCTTTTTCAGGTGAGCTCACCGGAATGTTTGAGGGAACGGTCACTGCCGATGACGTGGACAGGCACAAACCGCATCCTGACCCATATCAACTGGCGCTTGATCTCAGTGGATCAGATCGTGCCTCTGTTGTGGTTTTTGAGGATTCAACCCCTGGACTGCAGTCAGCCCGTGCAGCCGGTCTGTGCTGTGTCCTGACCCCATCCCCATGGGACAGAGAGCTTGAAAACAGCCAGCAGCATGCTTCAGCCGTGATCGATCAGCTCGGAGAGGATGAGCAAAAGGCAAGAATCTTCAGTGGACCCCCTTGTGCAGAAGGTCTGATCACGCTGGAGTATCTGGAGTTGCTGCTTTCGGCCACCTCGCGATGA
- the recJ gene encoding single-stranded-DNA-specific exonuclease RecJ, with protein sequence MVAGARDQQWRLPQPIEGDPLPSVNLPLALKAVLFRRGLQSPEQVMLLLSDQPLPAADDHFPELCPALKRLKTACLNNEAVAICGDYDADGMTSTALLMRAFEAMGATPQAAIPSRMADGYGLNSGMVEQLHAEGVRLLVTVDNGVAAHEALQKASELGVEVILTDHHTLPANRPTALALIHPATTPKDSPYGGLAGVGLAYVLARALAQELKKPDAITTARDLFCIGTVADMAPLTGANRTLLREGLSHLHRSSCPGVQALQQLAGLGDRPLRADDIGFQLAPRINAVGRIGEPSLVVDLLTADDPNRAFELGRQCDALNRQRRELCDAIEAEAVALLESDPSPLPPFLLLAQGHWHHGVIGIVAARLVERYQRPAALLASDGEGSMRASVRAPDGFAVDRALQQCSDLLERHGGHPAAGGFTVQVTAVTALHQALNALATQWLQGRGEDLLVEPEALLELDQIDHSFWQALQRLEPFGAGHPKPLFWSRGCRITDQQSLRGGHLRLKLEQNGVEREAIVWRWPETAVLSQIIDAMYTVTQNHWRGETRFQLEIQALRPHLEVMELRRSRGSYRVQRIDSTSLELINPEGKSLVSRVNREGVLESDDSRASHPYVAALLQEACIGLGLRP encoded by the coding sequence ATGGTGGCGGGCGCCCGGGATCAGCAGTGGCGACTCCCACAACCGATCGAGGGGGACCCACTGCCCTCAGTGAATCTTCCATTGGCTCTGAAAGCAGTCCTCTTCAGACGAGGACTCCAGAGTCCTGAGCAGGTGATGTTGCTTCTCAGCGATCAACCGTTGCCCGCAGCAGATGATCATTTCCCTGAGCTGTGCCCGGCACTCAAACGGCTTAAAACGGCATGCCTCAACAACGAGGCAGTGGCCATCTGTGGCGATTACGACGCCGATGGCATGACCAGCACTGCTCTCTTGATGCGTGCTTTTGAGGCCATGGGCGCCACTCCACAAGCGGCGATTCCAAGCCGAATGGCCGATGGATATGGTCTGAACAGCGGCATGGTTGAGCAGCTTCATGCAGAGGGCGTCCGTTTGCTGGTGACGGTCGACAACGGTGTTGCTGCTCATGAAGCTCTGCAGAAGGCTTCAGAACTGGGCGTCGAAGTGATCCTCACTGATCACCACACCCTTCCTGCCAATCGTCCGACAGCACTGGCTCTGATTCATCCTGCAACCACTCCGAAGGACTCTCCTTATGGGGGTCTGGCAGGGGTGGGACTGGCCTATGTGTTGGCCAGAGCTTTGGCGCAGGAGTTGAAGAAACCTGATGCGATCACCACAGCAAGGGATCTGTTCTGCATTGGAACGGTGGCCGATATGGCACCACTCACCGGAGCTAATCGAACCCTGCTGCGGGAAGGGCTGAGTCATCTACATCGAAGCAGCTGCCCCGGAGTTCAGGCTCTGCAGCAACTGGCCGGGCTTGGAGATCGTCCTTTGCGTGCTGACGACATCGGTTTCCAGCTGGCACCGAGAATCAATGCGGTTGGCCGCATCGGTGAACCATCCCTGGTGGTTGACCTGCTCACAGCTGATGATCCCAATCGCGCCTTCGAGCTCGGCCGTCAGTGCGACGCACTCAATCGTCAGCGACGCGAGCTCTGTGATGCGATCGAAGCGGAGGCTGTTGCATTGCTTGAAAGTGATCCATCACCTTTACCTCCCTTTCTGTTGCTTGCGCAGGGGCATTGGCATCACGGGGTGATTGGCATCGTTGCCGCACGTCTAGTTGAGCGATATCAAAGACCCGCAGCGCTTCTTGCCAGTGACGGCGAAGGAAGCATGCGCGCTTCGGTGCGTGCACCCGACGGTTTTGCTGTCGATCGTGCGTTGCAGCAATGCAGTGATCTTCTCGAACGGCATGGAGGCCATCCAGCCGCAGGTGGATTCACCGTTCAGGTCACTGCTGTCACTGCACTTCATCAGGCCCTCAACGCTCTAGCGACGCAATGGTTGCAGGGCAGAGGTGAGGATCTGCTGGTGGAACCCGAAGCGTTGTTGGAGCTCGATCAAATTGATCATTCTTTCTGGCAAGCCCTGCAAAGGCTGGAACCTTTCGGGGCTGGTCATCCAAAACCTCTTTTCTGGTCACGCGGTTGCCGAATCACTGACCAACAGTCCCTGCGCGGAGGTCACTTACGGCTGAAACTTGAACAGAACGGAGTGGAGCGTGAGGCGATTGTCTGGCGCTGGCCTGAAACGGCTGTGCTCAGTCAGATCATCGATGCGATGTACACCGTCACTCAGAATCACTGGCGTGGTGAGACCCGTTTTCAGCTGGAGATTCAGGCTCTTCGTCCCCATCTGGAAGTGATGGAACTGCGTCGTTCGCGCGGCAGTTACCGCGTCCAGCGCATCGACAGCACAAGCCTTGAGTTGATCAATCCAGAGGGCAAGTCACTGGTGAGCCGGGTCAATCGCGAGGGTGTGCTGGAAAGCGACGACAGTCGCGCCTCACACCCTTACGTTGCAGCTTTACTTCAGGAGGCTTGTATCGGCCTCGGTTTACGCCCATGA
- the psb30 gene encoding photosystem II reaction center protein Ycf12/Psb30, which produces MGLDFHLIANFAALALITLAGPAVIFILFYRRGAL; this is translated from the coding sequence ATGGGACTCGATTTCCACCTGATCGCCAATTTCGCGGCACTGGCCTTGATTACCTTGGCCGGCCCCGCAGTGATCTTTATTCTCTTCTACCGCCGTGGTGCTCTCTGA
- the ftsH gene encoding ATP-dependent zinc metalloprotease FtsH produces MSSEQPTQSEQGTPAPKSKPEEQQKNPFALFQRQPEVSYSTLLKEISSGSIKELVLVPGRRQVIVTYPDGKQITVPVLANDQQILRVAEASGTPLNVKDVRQEQALAGLAGNLALIVLIVVGLSLLLRRSAQAANKAMGFGRSQARTSPQDEITVRFEDVAGIGEAKEELQEVVTFLKQPETFIKLGARIPRGVLLIGPPGTGKTLLAKAIAGEAGVPFFSIAASEFVELFVGVGASRVRDLFRKAKEKAPCIVFIDEIDAVGRQRGAGIGGGNDEREQTLNQLLTEMDGFADNSGVILLAATNRPDVLDTALMRPGRFDRRIQVGLPDRRGRESILAVHARTRPLSDEVSLADWACRTPGFSGADLANLLNEAAILTARHQASFLGNRELEEALERITMGLTAAPLQDGAKKRLIAYHEIGHALVAALTPYADPVDKVTLLPRSGGVGGFTRFFPDEEIIDSGLVTRAYLRARLVMALGGRAAEIVVFGDSEVTQGASGDLQMVSQLAREMVTRFGFSDLGPVALEGQDQEVFLGRDLVNTRQSYAESTGREIDRRVRALAQEALHQAIDLLQSRRQLMDRLVEALIEEETLHSDRFHVLAGIDVPSRSSSLDQLPAGA; encoded by the coding sequence GTGAGTTCAGAGCAGCCGACCCAGTCAGAACAGGGAACTCCAGCGCCCAAGTCCAAGCCTGAGGAGCAACAGAAGAATCCGTTCGCCCTTTTTCAAAGGCAACCGGAGGTGAGCTACAGCACCCTGCTGAAAGAAATTTCCTCCGGCTCCATCAAGGAACTGGTCCTGGTACCTGGTCGCCGTCAGGTGATCGTCACCTATCCCGATGGCAAGCAAATCACAGTTCCGGTACTGGCGAATGATCAGCAGATCCTCAGAGTCGCCGAAGCATCGGGTACACCACTGAATGTCAAGGATGTCCGTCAGGAACAGGCACTGGCCGGACTCGCTGGCAATCTCGCCCTAATCGTTCTGATCGTTGTCGGGCTGTCATTGCTGTTGCGACGTTCTGCCCAGGCTGCCAACAAGGCGATGGGGTTCGGACGTAGCCAGGCAAGAACCAGCCCTCAGGACGAAATCACAGTTCGCTTTGAAGATGTCGCCGGGATCGGTGAGGCCAAGGAAGAGCTGCAGGAGGTCGTCACTTTCTTGAAACAGCCGGAGACCTTTATCAAGCTTGGAGCCCGGATACCTCGCGGTGTGCTGTTGATCGGTCCACCCGGCACCGGCAAGACTCTTCTTGCCAAGGCGATCGCGGGTGAAGCAGGTGTTCCATTTTTCTCCATTGCAGCCTCTGAATTCGTTGAATTGTTCGTAGGGGTCGGGGCCAGCAGGGTGAGGGACCTGTTCCGAAAAGCCAAGGAGAAAGCTCCTTGCATCGTGTTCATCGATGAAATTGACGCTGTCGGTCGCCAGAGAGGAGCTGGGATTGGCGGCGGAAACGATGAACGCGAACAAACCCTGAATCAGTTGCTGACCGAAATGGATGGATTCGCCGACAACTCCGGGGTCATCCTTCTTGCAGCGACAAACCGTCCTGATGTTCTGGACACAGCACTCATGCGGCCAGGACGGTTCGACCGACGGATTCAGGTAGGCCTTCCCGATCGCCGCGGTCGGGAATCGATACTCGCTGTGCATGCAAGAACACGTCCGTTGTCAGACGAGGTTTCGCTCGCTGACTGGGCTTGCAGAACCCCTGGTTTTTCAGGCGCCGATCTGGCGAATCTTCTCAACGAGGCAGCCATTCTCACGGCTCGTCATCAGGCGTCCTTCCTCGGTAACAGAGAACTTGAGGAGGCACTGGAGCGCATCACCATGGGCCTGACTGCCGCCCCACTCCAGGACGGAGCAAAGAAGCGTTTGATTGCTTATCACGAAATCGGCCATGCCCTGGTGGCTGCGCTGACTCCCTATGCCGACCCGGTCGACAAAGTCACTCTCTTGCCCCGCAGTGGGGGTGTTGGAGGGTTCACCCGTTTCTTCCCTGACGAGGAAATCATTGACTCCGGTCTCGTGACCCGCGCCTATCTGAGAGCACGACTGGTGATGGCCCTGGGGGGTCGTGCAGCGGAGATTGTCGTTTTCGGAGACTCTGAGGTGACACAGGGCGCCAGCGGCGATCTCCAGATGGTGTCCCAGCTTGCGAGGGAGATGGTGACGCGTTTCGGATTCTCTGATCTGGGCCCCGTTGCTCTTGAAGGTCAGGACCAGGAAGTCTTCCTTGGACGGGACCTGGTCAACACCAGGCAGTCCTATGCCGAAAGCACCGGTCGGGAAATTGATCGCCGAGTGCGTGCGCTGGCACAAGAAGCACTGCATCAGGCCATTGATCTGCTCCAGTCGAGGCGGCAGCTGATGGATCGTCTTGTTGAGGCACTGATTGAGGAGGAGACCCTGCATTCCGATCGTTTTCACGTTCTGGCAGGTATCGACGTACCCAGCAGGAGCTCTAGCCTGGATCAGTTGCCGGCTGGGGCTTGA
- the rpmF gene encoding 50S ribosomal protein L32 codes for MAVPKKKTSKSKRNQRHAVWKAKAATAAQRALSIGKSVLSGRAQGFVYPVAEEDEAES; via the coding sequence ATGGCCGTCCCGAAGAAGAAAACCTCAAAAAGCAAGCGCAACCAGCGTCATGCTGTCTGGAAGGCCAAGGCTGCCACTGCGGCTCAGCGTGCTCTCTCCATTGGCAAGTCTGTGCTGAGTGGCCGTGCTCAGGGCTTCGTCTATCCCGTTGCTGAAGAGGACGAGGCTGAAAGCTGA
- a CDS encoding DUF565 domain-containing protein, producing the protein MTLQATRYEQLQRRTGRLLNQTLIGPWRRRSVGVLALLFGFIIGSNVTMIWFQRSGQNRPVAVLAMVLIIELIVRLRSKVRPGPWPLPWLALDNLRIGTVYAVVLEAYKLGS; encoded by the coding sequence ATGACCCTTCAGGCCACTCGCTACGAGCAGTTGCAGCGGCGCACCGGCAGGCTATTGAACCAGACCCTGATTGGCCCGTGGAGACGGCGCAGTGTCGGGGTTCTCGCTTTGCTGTTCGGCTTCATCATCGGCAGCAACGTGACGATGATCTGGTTTCAGAGGTCCGGTCAGAACCGTCCTGTAGCGGTGCTGGCGATGGTGCTCATCATTGAACTGATCGTGCGCCTGCGCAGCAAAGTGCGTCCCGGACCGTGGCCACTCCCCTGGCTAGCCCTCGACAATTTGCGCATCGGCACGGTCTATGCCGTTGTGCTTGAGGCTTACAAACTTGGATCCTGA
- a CDS encoding YkgJ family cysteine cluster protein — protein sequence MTRPEQQWSCMDQCGACCRLAPEERPEAVEALDPLQQKQYLSMVGDDGWCIHFDSGSRRCRIYETRPDFCRVSSLCDLFGIAADHADSFTVACCRQQIRSVHGGRSRELRKFERLIRSTEPL from the coding sequence ATGACACGGCCTGAACAGCAGTGGTCCTGCATGGACCAGTGCGGTGCCTGTTGCCGACTGGCACCTGAGGAACGCCCAGAAGCAGTGGAGGCTCTTGATCCTCTTCAGCAGAAGCAATACCTGTCGATGGTGGGTGACGATGGCTGGTGCATTCATTTCGACAGTGGATCCAGACGTTGTCGGATCTATGAGACCCGTCCGGATTTCTGCCGCGTCAGCAGTCTCTGCGACTTGTTCGGTATTGCCGCTGATCACGCGGACTCATTTACGGTCGCCTGCTGCCGACAACAGATCCGTTCAGTTCATGGCGGCCGCAGCAGGGAACTGCGTAAGTTCGAACGTCTCATCCGCTCAACGGAACCTTTGTGA
- a CDS encoding TMEM165/GDT1 family protein: MTDSGTTQRPGFTTVLLTTFTTVFLAELGDKTQLATLLLSAQSGQPWLVFGGAALALICSSLVGVLVGRWLSTVMQPERLEQMAGLLMLGLGLWLGSQALQSLIAANPV, from the coding sequence ATGACTGATTCCGGCACCACACAACGTCCTGGATTCACGACTGTCCTCCTGACAACCTTCACAACGGTTTTCCTTGCTGAGCTTGGCGATAAAACCCAGCTCGCCACACTCCTGCTTTCCGCACAATCGGGTCAGCCCTGGCTTGTGTTCGGTGGTGCTGCTCTGGCGTTGATCTGCTCCAGCCTGGTTGGCGTTCTGGTGGGACGTTGGCTGTCAACCGTGATGCAACCGGAACGGCTCGAGCAGATGGCCGGACTGTTGATGTTGGGACTTGGGTTGTGGCTTGGTTCCCAGGCACTGCAGTCGTTGATCGCTGCCAACCCTGTTTAG
- a CDS encoding chloride channel protein gives MSPDSRHEPVLIPGTLPSQSRLKGVVRHFIGLVLVGVLIGLACLPLNLVDGVQDHLYALMPTSADESWSWRGVVIAFLPLVVMPILLLLQRGPWQAGAGSGIPSTMNGLEDPSQLPKAMAAPGTVQRGVLWSIATIAMFPLGREGPVVQFGAAVSRACHRRFRNWLPSLSERQIVAIGGGAGLAGGFNTPLLGAVFMLEELTADYSIVTIWPALVISVAAAGFSNIGGEPMFGLGVLNVALPEVEQLMLAFPIGIVCGLVGGFFNKGLVWLTGRLAPVIKRKPLRTGLYLGGGLTVLALLSWGTSTSDGEALVRQLIEQGMPNAMGNDQVYISGLTSIWITLVRVIGPMLALSPGVPGGLIDPSLTFGAVLGYTICAVAGISSQVGIGLGLAAGLSGATQLPLVSIVFAWRLAGDQQLFAGVVLASVLAAYTGRLVCRDPVYHGLSKLQRAPRR, from the coding sequence ATGAGTCCGGATAGTCGTCACGAACCAGTCCTGATTCCGGGAACACTGCCGTCACAGAGCCGGCTCAAAGGCGTTGTGCGGCATTTCATCGGTCTCGTTCTGGTCGGAGTGTTGATCGGACTGGCATGTCTGCCTCTGAATCTTGTTGATGGTGTTCAGGATCATCTGTATGCCTTGATGCCGACCTCCGCCGATGAAAGTTGGAGCTGGAGGGGGGTGGTTATTGCCTTCTTGCCCCTCGTGGTGATGCCGATTCTGCTGCTGCTTCAGCGTGGTCCCTGGCAAGCCGGTGCAGGCTCAGGCATTCCATCCACCATGAATGGATTAGAGGACCCTTCCCAACTGCCGAAAGCGATGGCAGCACCAGGAACAGTGCAGCGCGGGGTTCTTTGGTCCATAGCCACCATCGCCATGTTTCCGCTTGGAAGGGAGGGTCCGGTTGTTCAATTCGGTGCTGCAGTTTCGAGGGCCTGCCACCGACGCTTCCGCAACTGGCTGCCTTCTCTGAGTGAACGGCAGATTGTGGCGATCGGTGGGGGGGCGGGTCTTGCCGGTGGTTTCAACACGCCTCTGCTGGGAGCCGTGTTCATGCTCGAAGAACTCACCGCTGATTATTCGATCGTGACGATCTGGCCAGCGTTGGTGATCAGCGTGGCCGCCGCAGGGTTCTCCAACATCGGAGGAGAACCAATGTTTGGACTCGGCGTTCTCAACGTCGCCCTACCGGAAGTGGAGCAACTGATGCTTGCTTTTCCGATCGGAATCGTCTGCGGACTCGTTGGTGGATTCTTCAACAAGGGCCTGGTCTGGCTGACCGGACGTCTTGCCCCTGTGATCAAAAGAAAACCTCTGCGGACAGGTCTTTATCTTGGTGGGGGATTGACCGTTCTTGCACTGTTGAGCTGGGGAACCTCCACCTCAGATGGCGAAGCGCTCGTGCGGCAGCTCATCGAACAGGGCATGCCCAATGCCATGGGTAATGATCAGGTTTACATCAGTGGGCTCACCAGTATCTGGATCACACTGGTCAGGGTGATTGGACCGATGCTCGCGTTAAGCCCTGGAGTGCCTGGCGGCTTGATTGATCCTTCTCTGACCTTCGGTGCCGTTCTCGGCTACACGATCTGTGCAGTGGCAGGAATCAGCTCACAGGTCGGCATCGGTTTGGGTCTTGCTGCAGGGCTGTCTGGAGCCACCCAACTACCCCTTGTTTCAATCGTATTCGCCTGGAGACTGGCCGGAGATCAACAGCTGTTTGCTGGTGTGGTTCTCGCTTCAGTGCTGGCTGCCTACACCGGACGCCTGGTCTGCAGAGATCCGGTGTATCACGGACTCAGCAAACTTCAGAGAGCACCACGGCGGTAG